AGATTTTCCCCCACACACTTGTTCCATGACAAGTTCAGACTTTCAAGCTGTTGTAGCTTCTGCATTGCGGTAGCTGTGAGGAATCCCAGAAacatacatgtatatttttatcatttaaaacataaaaagttcAATGTTTTCTGAATTTATATTGGTTTCATACCAAGAGCATGGCATGCTGGTGTGCTCAAAGCACAGTTGTTTAGTGGAAGTTTGGTTATCTGAGAAAGAGGGAGGGTTTGCAGAAGATTCTGGAGTGTATCTCCAACATTTTTATTGGATGACAAATCCAGCTCTCTGAGCTCTTTGAGAGATGGAGCTACCTGGACTGGGAAAGCAAGTTCAAAAGAGAATACAAACATAGTTCACATAACTTTAAATCAACTGTAGGTCTATTTCCATCCAACTTGCATGCAAAATTGGAATAGTCGCATTAAATATTTGCGAACAAAGCAcagggtttttgttttttgtttttgcgcaaaaTATGTGTAGTAAAAATTGATGTGGCTGAAGTCTGGGAAGCCACTGTGGCTCGTTTTTCTTACATCATAAATGACCAAATGCAATAAACGCTGTCATTTTATCTTGCATTCAGAGGAAGATGCATGATGTTTGGGAATGTAATCGTGTGAGACAGTTTTGGTGGTAATTATACCCAATATAACATCCTCTGTTGAGGCAAAGTCACATACGTTTTTTTATGCTGTGTTCACGCAAAATTGTAACTACGAGATTATAACGTGACATTCTGCTTTTTTATAATTATAcgtttctatggcaacactatcaatggCAATATGAATTTGCAGCGGCCAGGTGGTACAGCGGTCACATGGTACAAAGTCGGAGCTCTCCAAAAATTCCCAGTTTACAAGTTGTAATTAAGGATGTGAATGCTTTTTGCAAGTTCTAATCTCGTAATTATGGTAATTTTGACATAGTGTGAATGCACCTTTAtgctgtaaatgtgttttttatgtgcatttttagattttttgtttatgtgcaTATTTAGAAtgttctgccactgaataaaaaataaaaagtaattgcgattttttttatctcaaaattctgacttttttttctcgtaattgagtttacatctcaaagaattgtgtgatataaactcacaattaagtGTTacgaagtcagaattgtgagatataaacttgcaattctgagaaagtcagaattgcaaaaatataaacttgcaattctaatTTTTTCTCCGAATTGCGACTCTATAACTTGCGATTGCgaatttatctcacaattctgaggaaaaaaagtcagaattgcaattgcgagattatatcccacaattctgactttttttctctcaattctgtcggaaaagtcagaattgtgcgaaaaaatagtttatttttattttatttttttcaaatgatcaaaatacaagcggtttttgtttttgtttgtgatatcccaaaattcacataaaaatagctggatgaaaaaaacataattagTGACAACTTGTCTTACCTAATGCCAACACATCCTCCTCTGTTAGACAGCACAGATGCATATCCAAACTTCTCAAGTGTGTGAGGAGAGCTAGGTTAGTGGTCAGCGTGGCAAGACCTCCACCTGCTTCCTTATTACATGACAGATCGAAGTGCTCTAGTGCAGGGATGAACCTGAGTGCCTGGCCTTTTAACATTTCACAAAACAAATTCATTGAATTATTCtccaaaattataattattaaaaaggtTACTCGGTTATCAATGAAATCTCAGTCTGCATTTAGAGCTTCCTGGCAGGTAATTTAAATGTGTGCTCATGGTGTTGCAAATAGTTATGTTTGTCTGTCTTTGAAGGCTTTCTTCATCATCACTCTTACCCAGGACACTGAGACTGTCTTTATTGAGTCCACACATGCTCAGTTTTAGGGTCTTCAGCCGTGGAGTTGAACCTAAAGAGGAGGTGAGGTTCTCCATTCccttgattgacagcttgttaTTGGACAGATCTAACTCCTCCAAACTAGACAACATGGGAAGAGCTTCACCTAAAGAAAAATATCAGTGCTTTTAAAAGGAAATTGATTAAATACCACGTTGTAAAACAATCATGGCTCATCTCATTATAGGCTTATTTTGAATTCCCAGTTTATAAGAACCCAAAAAAACTAATATCTGATGTTTTAATATTCTTCTTTTCACAAACAAAATTCCATTATTTccaagtgaaaaaaataaagaagaCTGCCAACATGTTTAGGTTATTTCACTctgaaatgaataaattatattttgcataaaataaattCTATATTATATTTCCTAAATTCAGATTTTTGCCATTGTGATATTaatttcatgacaattaagcacatttcccCTAATTCTCAGAACTTTACTCAAGTAGAAATATAAAGGGAATTTATAGAAGTTATCAAAGTATGAATAATTTAGCTCAAGCGCAGGATTTCAGTATCTACTCCTCCACTGCCACAAAAAAATAGTCTTCGATGTCACATGAAATCCTAGCTTGGAATATTTAAAGGTTTTACTTCAATTACCAGCATTATATGAGGGTTATAAAAAGCATGCCTTACTCAGAGCTATAATGTCTGTTTCGGAGAGCTGACAGTCCACCAGGCGGAGTTCTTTCAGTGTGCTTTCAGGTTGGAGGTGTTCTGTGAAGTGTCTGAAATTTCCTGCACCGACGCCAATATTCCAGGACAAATCTAGCACCTCTATTAGAGGAATGCAGTCAAGAGCCTCACCTGGAATATCATTTTAGGAGAGGTTTGCCAATGGTTCAAAATTGTTTCAGCCTTAAATGTGACCAATTTCAAGATTTCAGCATGGAGTGTATATGATTTTGTAAAGAAAAGTCTCTATATTTGGTGTGTATATTTCGTTTTTTAGCTTATGTTTgtagaataaacattaatttagcatttttgtcttttaaagggatagtccacccaaaaaatTGAAATTCTTAATTTTTCTCACCCCAAATTTACTTACCctaatgtcatttcaaacctctatgactttctttcttctgtggaacataaaagaaggtattttgaaaaatattggtAGCCAAAGATTTTCGGTTCTTATTGACTTCCATTGCATGGTCAAAAAATATAATGGAGGTCAATGGGAACCGAAACtctttggttaccaacatttacCAACAAAATATCTTCCACAGAATaaagtcatacatgtttggaattacatgagtaaattatgacagatttttcatatttgggtgaactatccagatggatggatggatggatggatggggaaattgtttaattaaattgtatattataataaatgaatacttAATGTACCAAGAGCAGTAAGGTCTTGAGCTGTTAATCTGCAGTTACACAGCTTTAGCACTCTCAGCTTCCCTACATGCTGCAGATGGGCAGTAAATGCCTTCAGGGATCCTCCAATCAGATCATTCCAGGACAGGTCCATCACCTCCAGCTGAGCCAGAAATGGCAGTAACGTGGCTGAGGTAACGTTAAAATGATAATTAGAGAACTAGGCACGTGTATGGTCTTCTTGTGTATGTTGTAGTACGTGTGAAAATCATTATGTCACAACAACACCCACCTAGTTCCACCACATCTGTGGCTGTCAGGTCGCAGTGGCTCAGGCTCAGATTCTGACTGTGTGGGGTTTTCCCAAGCTTCTGAACGAATTGCTTCACCCGACCCCAGCCCACAACAGAGCTGGTCTCATCATCCGTGTTATTGATCTCTGAAGGAAAACAAGGAATTGTTCATCTATATTTAGATTGttacattttctaaatgcatctaaTGCCCACCTTTCCCAGGGTCATTATTATCTTTTCCTTCACTGGCCTCCGATTCCTTCATTTCAGGTATGCCGCTGTTTCT
The nucleotide sequence above comes from Chanodichthys erythropterus isolate Z2021 chromosome 23, ASM2448905v1, whole genome shotgun sequence. Encoded proteins:
- the lrrc31 gene encoding leucine-rich repeat-containing protein 31 isoform X2; translation: MDSTEATKGNSESVQKISPLNLIMNQLRRKASFTERKKPTMGRLFRPSESNDKRNSGIPEMKESEASEGKDNNDPGKEINNTDDETSSVVGWGRVKQFVQKLGKTPHSQNLSLSHCDLTATDVVELATLLPFLAQLEVMDLSWNDLIGGSLKAFTAHLQHVGKLRVLKLCNCRLTAQDLTALEVLDLSWNIGVGAGNFRHFTEHLQPESTLKELRLVDCQLSETDIIALSEALPMLSSLEELDLSNNKLSIKGMENLTSSLGSTPRLKTLKLSMCGLNKDSLSVLGQALRFIPALEHFDLSCNKEAGGGLATLTTNLALLTHLRSLDMHLCCLTEEDVLALVQVAPSLKELRELDLSSNKNVGDTLQNLLQTLPLSQITKLPLNNCALSTPACHALATAMQKLQQLESLNLSWNKCVGENLRQFLELLQSDCKLQELRLSSCNLTTEDLLHLESACQRGVLSQLKRLDLSYNGSVGDGGWTSLFGKAAGLKGLEELDVSLRPSAFLSVSPWMPALLEALPHLSSLTRLSLQHWALTSAEREKLEKVLSKKNIILECDRLATPTPKAAG
- the lrrc31 gene encoding leucine-rich repeat-containing protein 31 isoform X1, yielding MDSTEATKGNSESVQKISPLNLIMNQLRRKASFTERKKPTMGRLFRPSESNDKRNSGIPEMKESEASEGKDNNDPGKEINNTDDETSSVVGWGRVKQFVQKLGKTPHSQNLSLSHCDLTATDVVELATLLPFLAQLEVMDLSWNDLIGGSLKAFTAHLQHVGKLRVLKLCNCRLTAQDLTALGEALDCIPLIEVLDLSWNIGVGAGNFRHFTEHLQPESTLKELRLVDCQLSETDIIALSEALPMLSSLEELDLSNNKLSIKGMENLTSSLGSTPRLKTLKLSMCGLNKDSLSVLGQALRFIPALEHFDLSCNKEAGGGLATLTTNLALLTHLRSLDMHLCCLTEEDVLALVQVAPSLKELRELDLSSNKNVGDTLQNLLQTLPLSQITKLPLNNCALSTPACHALATAMQKLQQLESLNLSWNKCVGENLRQFLELLQSDCKLQELRLSSCNLTTEDLLHLESACQRGVLSQLKRLDLSYNGSVGDGGWTSLFGKAAGLKGLEELDVSLRPSAFLSVSPWMPALLEALPHLSSLTRLSLQHWALTSAEREKLEKVLSKKNIILECDRLATPTPKAAG